In Microbacterium sp. No. 7, the genomic window ACGCCGCGGCGGGCTCGACCCCCGGCATCCCGAGCGCGGTGTGGCGGCCGGTCGGCGGCGACGGCCCCACGATCGTGGCCGCGCACCCGATGCCGCCGCTGCCCAGCATGTTCGGCCGGTGGCAGGACGGCCTGGCGTGGATCGCCGACCGCTGCGACGACCCGACGGTGATCGTCGCGGGCGACCTGAACGCGACGGTCGATCACTTCGCGACCGCTCTGGCGGGCGGATGCCGGGATGCCGCCGCCGAGGCCGGTGCCGCCGCGGTGGGCACGTGGCCGGCATCCGTGCCGGTGTGGATCGCCGCGCCGATCGACCACGTGCTCGTCGGGTCGGCGTGGGAGGTGCGCGGCGCGACCGTGCTCACCTCCTACGACGAGGCCGGCAGCGACCACCGCCCGATCGTCGCGGTGCTCGCCCCGCGGTGAGGCGTCGCCGTGGCGCCACCGAGCGTGGCACCACCGGGCGCGGCGACGCTCAGCGCGCCCCCGCTCAGTGGTGCCCGGCGCCCACGGTGGAGCCGGCGACGGGCTTCGCGGCGCCCGAGGCGAGGCCCGAGACGACGATGAGCCCGACGATGATCCACAGGGTGGGCAGGATGCCGATCTGGTGGCTGATCCAGCCGAGCGCCGGCGGGCCGGCGAGGAACGCCAGGTAGCCGATCGTCGCGGCGGCCGACACGGATGCCGCGGCCTTCTCGGGGTCGTCGGCGGCGGCGGACATGCCGAGGGGGAAGCCCATCGACGCCCCGGCGCCCCACAGCGCGATGCCGACGAAGGCGAGCGGCACGTTCGGCGCGAGGATGAACAGCACGAGCCCGCCGCCGGCGAGCACCGCGAGGATGCGCAGCGTCCACACGCGGCCGAACCGGTCGACGAGCGGACCGCCGATGACGCGGAACACGGTCATCGCGATCGAGAACACGGTCAGCGCGATGGCGCCCGTCGCCTCCGACTGCGCGTGTCCGTCGACCATCGCGATCGCGAGCCAGTCGTTGGCGCTGCCCTCGGCGAACGCCATGCCGAGCATGATCGCGCCGATCGCGTAGATGCGCGGCTCGCGCCACACCGCGAGCGCCGCGACGAACCGCTCCCGACGGCTCGGCGCGGCGGCGTCGTCATCGCCGGCGGCGGCGCGCAC contains:
- a CDS encoding MFS transporter, whose product is MDTTLTRAQLTRWRLAIFAIFFVCGFGFASWASRLPAVKTALGTDDQGIGALLFVSGATSLIGLSLANVVVARWGARRGMYGTLAALAGGMAVVGVGVQVAESFALTAVGLAIMGVGMSSTDILMNVEAAAAEQATGRTLMPLFHAFFSFGTVAGAGAGIAMAAWGVGVGWHLWSVAALMIAAGIVGLGAVPVRAAAGDDDAAAPSRRERFVAALAVWREPRIYAIGAIMLGMAFAEGSANDWLAIAMVDGHAQSEATGAIALTVFSIAMTVFRVIGGPLVDRFGRVWTLRILAVLAGGGLVLFILAPNVPLAFVGIALWGAGASMGFPLGMSAAADDPEKAAASVSAAATIGYLAFLAGPPALGWISHQIGILPTLWIIVGLIVVSGLASGAAKPVAGSTVGAGHH